In the genome of Verrucomicrobiota bacterium, one region contains:
- a CDS encoding phosphate ABC transporter ATP-binding protein, with protein MSDPVQFSITTRDVCLWYGKFQALINVSVNIRHGLATSLIGPSGCGKTTLLRCFNRVNERYDYVTTKGEIKILGKNIYDPDVSLIELRKRVGMVFQRPNPLPISVYENVVFGLRLHREQKPSRTELDAAVEQALTEVGLWNDLKDRLDAKATGLQLEQQQKLCIGRLLPLKPEVILMDEPCSALDVEGTRAIEELMLALKGRYTIVIVTHNMAQARRASDECIFMLLGELVEHRRTEELFLAPKNQKTADYIEGRYG; from the coding sequence ATGAGTGATCCGGTCCAATTCAGCATCACGACGCGCGACGTTTGCCTCTGGTACGGCAAGTTCCAGGCGCTCATCAACGTCAGTGTCAACATCCGGCACGGCCTCGCCACGTCGCTCATCGGGCCGAGTGGCTGCGGCAAAACGACGTTGTTGCGCTGCTTCAATCGAGTCAACGAACGCTACGATTACGTCACCACGAAGGGCGAAATCAAAATTCTCGGCAAAAATATCTACGACCCGGATGTTTCGCTGATCGAGCTCCGCAAACGCGTCGGCATGGTGTTCCAGCGCCCGAACCCGCTGCCGATTTCGGTGTATGAGAACGTGGTCTTTGGCCTGCGGCTCCACCGCGAGCAGAAGCCGTCGCGAACCGAGCTGGACGCCGCGGTCGAACAAGCGCTCACGGAGGTCGGCCTCTGGAACGATCTCAAGGACCGGCTCGACGCGAAGGCCACCGGGCTGCAGCTCGAACAGCAGCAAAAGCTCTGCATCGGGCGGTTGCTGCCGCTCAAGCCGGAGGTCATCCTCATGGACGAACCGTGTTCCGCGCTCGACGTGGAAGGCACTCGCGCCATTGAGGAACTCATGTTGGCGTTGAAAGGCCGCTACACGATTGTGATCGTGACGCACAACATGGCGCAAGCGCGCCGCGCCAGCGACGAGTGCATCTTCATGCTCCTGGGCGAGTTGGTGGAGCATCGCCGAACCGAGGAATTGTTTCTCGCGCCCAAGAATCAGAAAACCGCCGACTACATCGAAGGCCGCTATGGTTAG